From Eptesicus fuscus isolate TK198812 chromosome 22, DD_ASM_mEF_20220401, whole genome shotgun sequence, a single genomic window includes:
- the CTSK gene encoding cathepsin K: MWELKVLLLLPMVSFAIYPEEILDTQWELWKKTHKKQYNSKVDEISRRLIWEKNLKHISIHNLEASLGVHTYELAMNHLGDMTSEEVVQKMTGLRVPPSHSRSNDTLYIPDWEGKAPDSIDYRKKGYVTPVKNQGQCGSCWAFSSVGALEGQLMKKTGKLLNLSPQNLVDCVSENDGCGGGYMTNAFQYVQKNRGIDSEDAYPYVGQDESCMYNPTGKAAKCRGYKEIPEGNEKALKRAVARVGPISVAIDASLSSFQFYSKGVYYDENCNSDNLNHAVLAVGYGIQKGKKHWIIKNSWGENWGNKGYILMARNKNNACGIANLASFPRM; the protein is encoded by the exons ATGTGGGAGCTCAaggttctgctgctgctgcccatggTGAGCTTTGCTATATACCCCGAGGAGATACTGGACACCCAATGGGAGCTATGGAAGAAGACCCACAAGAAGCAGTATAACAGCAAG GTGGATGAAATCTCTCGGCGTTTAATTTGGGAAAAAAACCTGAAGCATATTTCCATCCATAATCTTGAGGCCTCTCTTGGTGTCCATACATATGAACTGGCAATGAACCACTTGGGGGACATG ACCAGTGAAGAGGTGGTTCAGAAGATGACTGGACTCAGAGTACCTCCATCCCATTCTCGCAGCAATGACACCCTCTATATCCCAGACTGGGAAGGCAAAGCCCCAGACTCCATTGATTATCGAAAGAAGGGATATGTTACTCCTGTCAAAAATCAG GGTCAGTGTGGTTCCTGTTGGGCTTTTAGCTCTGTGGGTGCCCTGGAGGGTCAACTCATGAAGAAAACTGGTAAACTCTTAAATCTTAGTCCCCAAAACCTGGTGGATTGTGTGTCTGAGAACGATGGCTGCGGAGGGGGCTACATGACCAATGCCTTCCAGTATGTGCAGAAGAACCGGGGCATTGACTCCGAAGACGCCTACCCATATGTGGGACAG GATGAAAGTTGTATGTACAATCCAACAGGCAAGGCAGCTAAGTGCAGAGGGTACAAAGAGATCCCTGAGGGGAACGAGAAAGCCCTGAAGAGGGCAGTGGCCCGAGTGGGACCCATCTCAGTGGCCATTGATGCAAGCCTGAGCTCCTTTCAGTTTTATAGCAAAG GTGTGTATTACGATGAAAACTGCAACAGCGATAATCTGAACCATGCAGTTTTGGCAGTGGGATATGGGATCCAGAAGGGGAAAAAGCACTGGATAATTAAAAACAG CTGGGGAGAAAACTGGGGAAACAAAGGCTATATCCTCATGGCTCGGAATAAGAACAATGCTTGTGGCATTGCCAACCTGGCCAGCTTCCCCAGGATGTGA